A single Kryptolebias marmoratus isolate JLee-2015 linkage group LG7, ASM164957v2, whole genome shotgun sequence DNA region contains:
- the LOC108250898 gene encoding prostaglandin D2 receptor 2, giving the protein MASCPSPNSSMNVFRNQTYQPEPLSAGSLFTISFLGIVSIIGVAENVLILGVIGFRVRRSIISLWILNLASSDLLATCTLPFFTLYIARGYTWILGSTFCRIYSSMFFLNMFVSAFLLAAISLDRCLVVVKPVLAQNYRSMELVGRVCGVIWVCAVICTIPFHLFREAIPLPSGKVLCYYNYAQFLPSEPFDLKALCRQRKDGLVIMKFLFAFLIPLLIIILSYVAVNYNLARRGSRRPFRFVRLVVAVVVTFVLCWSPYHIFILMEMMSPKGSPAQKFATKFLPIATGIGFLNSVINPILYVFSCPDLCRKIRHSLGAVMESVLAEDLGELTRRRSTARSTVSASEFVMRKKSSIPALTRLKSEDSEQVESLSNSH; this is encoded by the coding sequence ATGGCCTCCTGCCCTTCTCCCAACAGCTCCATGAATGTTTTCAGAAACCAAACATACCAACCGGAGCCTCTGAGCGCTGGGAGTCTTTTCACCATCTCCTTCCTCGGAATAGTCTCCATCATCGGCGTCGCAGAAAACGTCCTCATCCTCGGGGTCATCGGCTTCCGCGTCCGTCGCTCCATCATCAGCCTCTGGATCCTGAACCTGGCGTCGTCGGACCTGCTGGCCACGTGCACCCTTCCCTTCTTCACCCTCTACATAGCCCGTGGCTACACCTGGATCCTGGGCTCAACCTTCTGCCGCATCTACTCGTCCATGTTCTTCCTCAACATGTTCGTCAGCGCCTTCCTACTGGCGGCCATTTCTCTGGACCGCTGCCTGGTGGTGGTGAAACCCGTCTTGGCCCAGAACTACAGGAGCATGGAGCTGGTGGGGAGGGTTTGTGGTGTGATTTGGGTCTGCGCTGTGATCTGCACCATCCCTTTTCACTTGTTCCGTGAGGCCATCCCATTACCCTCTGGCAAAGTTCTGTGTTACTACAACTACGCCCAGTTTCTCCCGAGTGAGCCCTTCGACCTGAAAGCCTTATGTAGGCAGCGCAAGGACGGACTGGTTATCATGAAGTTCCTTTTTGCTTTCCTGATTCCTCTTCTAATCATCATCCTCAGTTATGTAGCTGTGAACTACAACTTGGCACGCAGAGGCAGCCGGCGGCCTTTCCGCTTCGTCCGGCTCGTAGTGGCCGTTGTGGTGACCTTCGTCCTCTGCTGGTCTCCGTACCACATCTTCATCCTCATGGAGATGATGTCACCCAAGGGGAGTCCGGCGCAGAAGTTTGCAACCAAATTTCTCCCGATCGCGACAGGGATCGGCTTCCTGAACAGCGTCATCAACCCCATCCTGTACGTCTTCAGCTGTCCCGATCTCTGTCGCAAGATCCGGCATTCTCTGGGGGCGGTGATGGAGAGCGTCCTGGCCGAGGACCTGGGGGAGCTGACCCGGCGGCGCAGCACAGCTCGCAGCACCGTCAGCGCCTCCGAGTTTGTAATGAGGAAGAAGAGCTCCATTCCGGCTCTAACGCGTCTGAAATCAGAGGACTCGGAGCAGGTCGAGAGTCTCAGCAATTCGCATTAG